Proteins from a genomic interval of Cupriavidus pauculus:
- a CDS encoding response regulator transcription factor, whose translation MTSSAAMLREPAEDAADGLVLVVDDDDDVRRALSGLFRSVGLASLAFASGEELLAHGFPDQPTCIVLDVRLRGASGLDLQSHLNLAGRTASIVFITGYGDVAMTVAAMKAGAVNFIAKPFREQDLLDAVNEALQRDRLRRQARSQTQQLRERFGALTGREQEVMKLLVHGLMNKEVADELGISQATVKIYRGQAMRKMAARTFADLILMAQALGLVTPRARRAGATAAGD comes from the coding sequence ATGACCAGCAGTGCCGCCATGTTGCGCGAACCGGCCGAAGACGCCGCCGACGGGCTCGTGCTCGTCGTGGACGATGACGACGACGTGCGGCGTGCGCTGTCGGGCCTGTTCCGCTCGGTGGGGCTGGCCAGCCTGGCGTTCGCCTCGGGCGAGGAACTGCTGGCCCACGGCTTTCCGGACCAGCCCACCTGCATCGTGCTGGATGTGCGGCTGCGTGGCGCCAGCGGGCTGGACCTGCAGAGCCACCTGAACCTGGCCGGCCGCACCGCTTCCATCGTGTTCATCACCGGCTACGGCGACGTGGCGATGACCGTGGCGGCCATGAAGGCCGGCGCCGTCAACTTCATCGCCAAGCCCTTCCGCGAGCAGGACCTGCTGGACGCCGTGAACGAGGCGCTGCAGCGCGACCGCCTGCGCCGCCAGGCGCGTTCCCAGACCCAGCAGCTCCGCGAGCGCTTTGGCGCGCTGACCGGCCGCGAGCAGGAGGTCATGAAGCTGCTGGTGCACGGCCTGATGAACAAGGAAGTGGCCGATGAACTCGGCATCAGCCAGGCCACGGTCAAGATCTACCGGGGGCAGGCCATGCGCAAGATGGCCGCGCGCACGTTTGCCGACCTGATCCTGATGGCCCAGGCGCTGGGGCTGGTGACGCCCCGCGCCCGGCGCGCCGGCGCGACCGCCGCCGGCGACTGA
- a CDS encoding alpha/beta fold hydrolase: protein MKKNIDLPRRNFLGTAGLALAAAQLGMIGSANAQSAVSKAAPLTPVTPGTHTSFGTIKQINAGVLNIGYAEVGPADGPVALLLHGWPYDIHAFVDVAPLLAQRGYRVIIPHLRGYGTTRFLSADTMRNGQPSAMAVDMMALLDALKIRSAVVAGFDWGARTADIMAALWPDRFRGLVSVSGYLIGSQAAGKQPLPPEAELQWWYQFYFATDRGVAGYQKYTHEFSKLIWKLASPQWKFDDATFARSAASLDNPDHVAITIHNYRWRLGLVEGEAKFDDIEKKLATAPTISVPTITMEGDANGAPHPSPSAYKSKFTGRYEHRDITGGIGHNLPQEAPTAFAQAVLDIDRK from the coding sequence ATGAAGAAGAACATCGACCTGCCCCGCCGTAACTTCCTGGGCACCGCCGGCCTGGCCCTGGCCGCCGCCCAGCTTGGCATGATCGGCTCGGCCAACGCCCAGTCGGCCGTGTCCAAGGCCGCGCCGCTGACGCCGGTCACGCCCGGCACGCACACCTCGTTCGGCACGATCAAGCAGATCAACGCCGGCGTGCTGAACATCGGCTACGCCGAAGTGGGCCCGGCCGACGGCCCGGTGGCGCTGCTGCTGCACGGCTGGCCGTACGACATCCACGCGTTCGTCGACGTGGCGCCGCTGCTGGCCCAGCGCGGCTACCGCGTGATCATTCCGCACCTGCGCGGCTACGGCACCACGCGGTTCCTGTCGGCCGACACGATGCGCAACGGCCAGCCGTCAGCCATGGCCGTGGACATGATGGCGCTGCTGGACGCGCTGAAGATCCGCAGCGCCGTGGTGGCCGGCTTCGACTGGGGCGCGCGCACCGCCGACATCATGGCCGCGCTGTGGCCGGACCGCTTCCGCGGGCTGGTGTCGGTCAGCGGCTACCTGATCGGCAGCCAGGCCGCGGGCAAGCAGCCGCTGCCGCCCGAGGCCGAGCTGCAGTGGTGGTACCAGTTCTACTTCGCCACCGACCGCGGCGTGGCGGGCTACCAGAAGTACACGCACGAATTCTCGAAGCTGATCTGGAAGCTGGCGTCGCCGCAGTGGAAGTTCGACGACGCCACGTTCGCGCGCAGCGCCGCGTCGCTGGACAACCCCGACCACGTGGCCATCACGATCCACAACTACCGCTGGCGCCTGGGCCTGGTCGAGGGCGAGGCGAAGTTCGACGACATCGAGAAGAAGCTGGCCACGGCGCCGACGATCAGCGTGCCGACCATCACGATGGAAGGCGACGCCAACGGCGCGCCGCACCCGTCGCCCAGCGCCTACAAGAGCAAGTTCACGGGCCGCTACGAGCACCGCGACATCACGGGCGGCATCGGCCACAACCTGCCGCAGGAGGCGCCCACCGCCTTCGCGCAGGCCGTGCTCGACATCGACCGCAAGTAA
- a CDS encoding MarR family transcriptional regulator produces MLHRLLILATMALSALACEIGGGADRCAWKGTPGQYRVDPPPGRRRKP; encoded by the coding sequence ATGCTGCACCGGCTGCTGATCCTGGCGACGATGGCGCTGTCCGCGCTGGCCTGCGAGATAGGCGGCGGCGCCGACCGCTGCGCGTGGAAGGGCACGCCGGGCCAGTACCGCGTGGACCCGCCACCGGGCCGGCGCCGCAAGCCGTAG
- a CDS encoding alkaline phosphatase D family protein gives MDRRHFLRLGGFLTVTVAAGGLAACGGGGGDDPPPDTGNPENFNFVHGVASGDPRADSVVVWTRVEGSNGKRPVVVRLQVSTQADFPPQGLIVNEPLMARPEWDYTLRNKVTGLTAGTRYYYRFLLGNRASTVGRTRTAAAAGTALSQLRFAFVSCQDWNANHWGGMEELAQQDLDFIVHVGDYIYEAVPGGSRAGNVEDRHGALTLPNGTALPDGSVYATTIDDYRYLYRSYRADARLQALHASAPMIAIWDDHEFSDNCWQDRQTYDADDDLTPRTARRRAASQAWFEYMPADVSFDAANPSFQNIQIYRAFTFGNLATLLMTDERLYRADHVIPEPTAGGSVGSLYLVPFDTLATAEAAKIATAGGALTPVSMLGDAQRAWWQDRVGGAGTTWKLWGNQLAALRMQVDITQAVSRLVARALVLANSALAAVEDAIATALASDLAAARAAGSYANLAYTALRNVLSQAGIDAASFDANVRPFVEARLPPASLLGKFILNADQWDGFNAERKNLMAFLKDNGVKNVVALSGDIHAFFGGQVMDDYDAASPVPVMVDLVTAGLSSNTLLSSFRTVVDSDAAFAALRDLIYSDVGGTLVNTFDATLRTFNPWLRHVDTNAEGYALVTLTPGKLSCTFHTMQRLNGGTAPSPATASTRLLEVAANTADVSVS, from the coding sequence ATGGACCGTCGTCACTTTCTCAGGCTCGGAGGATTTCTCACCGTCACCGTTGCCGCAGGCGGCCTTGCCGCGTGCGGCGGAGGGGGCGGCGACGATCCACCCCCCGACACCGGCAATCCCGAAAACTTCAACTTCGTCCATGGCGTGGCCTCCGGCGACCCGCGCGCCGACAGCGTGGTGGTCTGGACGCGCGTCGAGGGCAGCAACGGCAAGCGGCCCGTGGTGGTGCGGCTGCAGGTCTCCACGCAGGCAGACTTCCCGCCGCAGGGGCTGATCGTCAACGAACCGCTGATGGCGCGGCCCGAATGGGACTACACGCTGCGCAACAAGGTCACCGGGCTCACGGCCGGCACACGCTACTACTACCGCTTCCTGCTGGGCAACCGGGCCAGCACGGTTGGCCGCACCCGCACCGCCGCGGCGGCCGGCACCGCGCTGTCGCAGCTTCGCTTCGCGTTCGTGAGCTGCCAGGACTGGAACGCCAACCACTGGGGCGGCATGGAGGAACTGGCGCAGCAGGACCTGGACTTCATCGTCCACGTGGGCGACTACATCTACGAGGCCGTGCCGGGCGGCTCGCGCGCGGGCAATGTGGAAGACCGCCACGGCGCGCTGACCCTGCCCAACGGCACCGCGCTGCCCGACGGCAGCGTCTATGCGACCACGATCGACGACTACCGCTACCTGTACCGCAGCTATCGCGCCGACGCGCGGCTGCAGGCGCTGCATGCGTCCGCGCCGATGATCGCGATCTGGGACGACCACGAGTTCTCCGACAACTGCTGGCAGGACCGCCAGACCTACGACGCCGACGACGACCTGACACCCCGCACGGCCCGCCGGCGCGCGGCCAGCCAGGCGTGGTTCGAATACATGCCGGCCGATGTCAGCTTCGACGCCGCCAATCCGTCGTTCCAGAACATCCAGATCTATCGCGCGTTCACGTTCGGCAACCTGGCCACGCTGCTGATGACCGACGAGCGGCTGTACCGGGCCGACCACGTGATTCCGGAACCGACGGCCGGCGGCTCGGTGGGCAGCCTGTACCTGGTGCCGTTCGACACGCTGGCGACGGCCGAGGCGGCCAAGATCGCCACGGCAGGCGGCGCGTTGACGCCGGTGTCGATGCTGGGCGATGCGCAGCGCGCGTGGTGGCAGGACCGCGTGGGCGGGGCGGGAACGACGTGGAAGCTCTGGGGCAACCAGCTTGCCGCGCTGCGCATGCAGGTGGACATCACGCAGGCCGTCTCGCGGCTGGTGGCGCGGGCGCTGGTGCTGGCGAACAGCGCGCTGGCGGCCGTGGAGGACGCGATTGCCACGGCGCTGGCCAGCGACCTTGCCGCGGCGCGGGCGGCTGGCAGCTACGCCAACCTGGCCTATACGGCGCTGCGCAACGTGCTGTCGCAGGCCGGCATCGACGCGGCCAGCTTCGACGCCAATGTCCGCCCGTTCGTCGAGGCGCGGCTGCCGCCGGCGTCGCTGCTGGGCAAGTTCATCCTCAATGCGGACCAATGGGACGGCTTCAACGCCGAGCGCAAGAACCTGATGGCCTTCCTGAAGGACAACGGCGTCAAGAACGTGGTGGCGCTGAGCGGGGACATCCACGCGTTCTTCGGCGGGCAGGTCATGGACGACTACGATGCCGCCAGCCCGGTCCCGGTGATGGTGGATCTGGTCACGGCGGGGCTATCGAGCAACACGCTGCTCAGTTCGTTCCGTACCGTGGTGGACAGCGACGCGGCGTTTGCCGCGCTGCGGGACCTGATCTACAGCGACGTGGGCGGCACGCTGGTCAACACGTTCGACGCCACGCTGCGCACGTTCAACCCGTGGCTGCGCCATGTCGACACCAACGCCGAGGGCTACGCGCTGGTCACGCTGACGCCGGGCAAGCTCAGCTGCACGTTCCACACGATGCAGCGGCTCAACGGCGGCACGGCGCCATCGCCGGCCACGGCCAGCACGCGGCTGCTGGAGGTGGCGGCCAACACGGCCGACGTCAGCGTGTCGTAG
- a CDS encoding type II secretion system protein N: MPLSSRLPLRFDPTAAWLPRAVALLLFVALCALVTHWVLAFSAMRTIPVPKSARIAQTEAVETGAVATLFGGSAQSGVRDVQLIGVVADLDGVGPAAAIVSLDGGPPKAVRAGATLSSQIRLVEIHGRNVVIERNGVRQEIALPLQNTVAAGGRANVPAAPPAGAAAPLSTPMPAPVQSTAPAVSSAPVRPAPQYQPAQQAQQAQPAQMPQPTPDPNQQIPGQPFQAVQPPGEPNQMPKP, translated from the coding sequence GTGCCCCTGTCATCCCGGCTTCCGCTCCGCTTCGATCCCACCGCCGCCTGGCTGCCCCGGGCCGTGGCGCTGCTGCTGTTCGTCGCCCTGTGCGCGCTGGTCACGCACTGGGTGCTGGCGTTCAGCGCGATGCGGACCATCCCGGTGCCCAAGTCGGCCCGGATCGCCCAGACTGAGGCCGTGGAAACCGGCGCCGTGGCCACGCTGTTCGGCGGCAGCGCGCAGTCGGGCGTGCGTGACGTGCAGTTGATCGGCGTGGTGGCGGACCTCGACGGCGTGGGGCCGGCGGCGGCCATCGTGTCGCTCGACGGCGGTCCGCCCAAGGCGGTGCGCGCGGGGGCGACGCTGTCGTCGCAGATCCGGCTGGTGGAGATTCACGGCCGCAACGTGGTGATCGAGCGCAACGGCGTGCGCCAGGAGATTGCGCTGCCGCTGCAGAACACCGTGGCGGCCGGCGGCCGGGCCAACGTGCCCGCCGCGCCGCCTGCCGGCGCCGCCGCGCCGCTGTCCACGCCGATGCCGGCGCCGGTGCAGTCCACCGCGCCAGCCGTGTCCAGCGCACCGGTACGGCCCGCGCCGCAGTACCAGCCCGCACAGCAGGCGCAGCAGGCCCAGCCGGCGCAGATGCCGCAGCCGACGCCCGATCCCAACCAGCAGATTCCCGGCCAGCCGTTCCAGGCGGTGCAGCCGCCCGGCGAGCCCAACCAGATGCCCAAGCCCTGA
- a CDS encoding cupin domain-containing protein has protein sequence MLDTPAAPPRQHPQAGVFGNIGNLPDQPCPIEPDWIRTGAPVTRCRDHSSTQDGSAWTTMWDCTRSTFEWHYQFDEVVVILEGSVRVTDSQGQSRVLAEGDVAFFPYGSSWLWEVDRYVRKVAFCHSPVPRGLRLPVRIARRLARKPGTRHGLLARIGQRLSMTLRRLGALGRTTATVLLCCLPL, from the coding sequence ATGCTCGATACCCCCGCAGCCCCGCCCCGGCAGCATCCCCAGGCAGGCGTCTTCGGCAACATCGGCAACCTGCCGGACCAGCCCTGTCCGATCGAACCGGACTGGATCCGCACCGGTGCGCCTGTCACCCGCTGCCGCGACCATTCGTCCACGCAGGACGGCTCGGCATGGACGACGATGTGGGATTGCACGCGCAGCACGTTCGAATGGCATTACCAGTTCGACGAAGTCGTGGTGATCCTGGAAGGCAGCGTGCGCGTCACGGACAGCCAGGGCCAGTCCCGCGTGCTGGCCGAAGGCGACGTGGCGTTTTTTCCCTATGGGTCGTCGTGGCTCTGGGAAGTGGACCGCTACGTGCGCAAGGTGGCGTTCTGCCATAGCCCGGTGCCGCGCGGCCTGCGGCTGCCGGTGCGCATTGCCCGCCGGCTGGCACGCAAGCCCGGCACGCGGCACGGGCTGTTGGCCCGCATCGGCCAGCGGCTGTCGATGACGCTGCGGCGCCTGGGCGCGCTTGGCCGTACCACGGCCACCGTGCTGCTCTGCTGCCTGCCGCTGTAG
- a CDS encoding PQQ-dependent sugar dehydrogenase, with protein MTSSFRWVASVLLGGCICVLAACGGDGSGSGTTADAGAGSGSAPGSGTAAGPVTLSLAVAGLPAGTDANVSVAGPGNFQQTVTRSATLPNLAAGTYTITAGNVLNGTSLYNAAQATQSVTVDAGNLSPTVTVAYNAPETMRLSLAAVAGGLDAPIYLTAPANDPRLFVVERPGRIRVIRNGALLGTPFLDISSLTTTDGERGLLSMAFDPDFATNGRFFVYYTDTGGAITVARYRVTTPGADVADANGTVLLSIPHPGQSNHNGGQLAFGPDGMLYLGTGDGGGANDPPGNAQNNGSLLGKMLRIDVRGNGYAVPPDNPFASGGGGRGEVWARGLRNPWRFSFDSAGLVYIADVGQDAREEVNIVPASAPGLNYGWVRLEGTVCVNGTNCDTTGLTPPAFEYSHDDGSCAILGGFVYAGSAVPELKGRYFYTDLCKGALKSFAYRGGTVSESIDWSLPLPGTVYSFGKDAAGELYVLAETSAGGQVLRLQRAP; from the coding sequence ATGACCAGCAGTTTTCGGTGGGTCGCCAGCGTTCTGCTCGGCGGATGCATATGCGTACTGGCCGCCTGCGGCGGCGACGGGTCGGGCAGCGGCACCACGGCCGACGCCGGGGCGGGCTCGGGATCGGCGCCCGGCTCGGGCACGGCCGCCGGCCCGGTCACGCTGTCGCTGGCTGTCGCCGGCCTGCCCGCCGGCACCGACGCCAACGTGTCGGTTGCAGGTCCGGGCAACTTCCAGCAAACCGTGACGCGCTCGGCCACGCTGCCGAACCTGGCGGCCGGCACCTACACCATCACGGCCGGCAACGTCCTCAACGGCACCTCGCTCTACAACGCCGCGCAGGCCACGCAGTCGGTCACGGTCGATGCCGGCAATCTCTCGCCGACCGTCACCGTGGCCTATAACGCGCCCGAGACGATGCGGCTGAGCCTGGCTGCGGTGGCGGGTGGGCTGGACGCGCCGATCTACCTGACCGCGCCGGCCAATGACCCGCGGCTGTTCGTGGTCGAGCGGCCCGGCCGCATCCGCGTGATCCGCAATGGGGCGCTGCTTGGCACGCCGTTCCTGGACATCTCGTCGCTGACCACCACCGACGGCGAGCGCGGCCTGCTGTCGATGGCGTTCGACCCGGACTTCGCCACCAACGGGCGCTTCTTCGTCTACTACACCGATACCGGCGGCGCCATCACCGTGGCCCGCTACCGGGTGACCACGCCGGGCGCCGACGTGGCCGACGCCAATGGCACGGTGCTGCTGTCGATCCCCCACCCAGGGCAGTCGAACCACAACGGCGGCCAGCTTGCGTTCGGGCCGGACGGCATGCTCTACCTGGGCACCGGCGACGGCGGGGGCGCCAACGACCCGCCCGGCAACGCGCAGAACAACGGCTCGCTGCTGGGCAAGATGCTGCGCATCGACGTGCGCGGCAACGGCTACGCGGTGCCGCCGGACAACCCGTTCGCCAGCGGCGGCGGCGGCCGGGGCGAAGTCTGGGCGCGCGGCCTGCGCAACCCGTGGCGCTTCTCGTTCGACAGCGCCGGGCTTGTCTACATTGCCGACGTGGGCCAGGACGCGCGCGAGGAGGTCAACATCGTCCCCGCCTCGGCCCCGGGCCTGAACTACGGCTGGGTGCGGCTGGAAGGCACCGTCTGCGTCAACGGCACCAACTGCGACACCACCGGGCTCACGCCGCCCGCATTCGAGTACAGCCACGACGACGGCAGCTGCGCGATCCTGGGGGGCTTTGTCTACGCCGGCAGCGCCGTGCCGGAGCTCAAGGGCCGCTACTTCTACACCGACCTCTGCAAGGGCGCGCTGAAGAGCTTTGCCTACCGCGGCGGCACGGTCAGCGAGTCGATCGACTGGTCGCTGCCGCTGCCGGGCACGGTGTACTCGTTTGGCAAGGACGCCGCCGGCGAGCTGTACGTGCTGGCCGAGACCAGCGCGGGCGGCCAGGTGCTGCGCCTGCAACGCGCGCCGTGA
- a CDS encoding LysR family transcriptional regulator has product METRDLEYVLAVGTHGGIGRAAEALGMTQPAVTKAIQRVEAQLGVPLFERTTLGMRVTQAGAVFLERARRIRLEYEDAIKEMRGIQTGEQGLLRLGYSPSMPAGLVLGACRQLIRERPVARLRLTMRVARELMDLVQAGDLDLAVAPLPRQPNPGLASQELFTDRLAVVADEDHPLHRRRNLGLADLVDQHWLLPSAHVLVRQQLEVAFADLGLPAPILRVETDFGSATLFDLVRGTELLCIAGATGNSERASLRPIALRADALDLGRRVGVMSRAGAYLSPLAQRMIDLLAARVA; this is encoded by the coding sequence ATGGAGACGCGGGATCTGGAGTACGTGCTGGCGGTGGGCACCCATGGCGGCATCGGGCGCGCGGCGGAGGCGCTGGGCATGACGCAGCCGGCCGTCACCAAGGCCATCCAGCGCGTGGAGGCACAACTGGGCGTGCCGCTGTTCGAGCGGACCACGCTGGGCATGCGCGTCACGCAGGCCGGCGCCGTGTTCCTGGAGCGCGCGCGGCGGATCCGGCTGGAATACGAGGACGCGATCAAGGAGATGCGTGGCATCCAGACCGGCGAGCAAGGGCTGCTGCGGCTGGGCTATTCGCCGTCGATGCCGGCCGGGCTGGTGCTGGGCGCCTGCCGGCAACTGATCCGCGAGCGGCCCGTGGCGCGGCTGCGGCTGACGATGCGCGTGGCGCGCGAGCTGATGGATCTGGTGCAGGCCGGCGACCTGGACCTGGCCGTGGCGCCGCTGCCGCGCCAGCCCAATCCGGGCCTGGCGTCGCAGGAGCTGTTCACCGACCGGCTGGCCGTGGTGGCCGACGAGGACCATCCGCTGCACCGGCGGCGCAACCTCGGGCTGGCCGATCTGGTCGACCAGCACTGGCTGCTGCCCAGCGCCCACGTGCTGGTGCGCCAGCAGCTCGAAGTGGCATTCGCCGACCTGGGGCTGCCCGCGCCGATCCTGCGCGTGGAAACGGATTTCGGCAGCGCCACGCTGTTCGATCTGGTGCGCGGCACCGAACTGCTGTGCATCGCCGGCGCTACCGGCAACAGCGAGCGCGCCAGCCTGCGGCCCATCGCGCTGCGCGCCGACGCGCTGGACCTGGGCCGGCGCGTCGGCGTGATGTCGCGCGCGGGCGCCTACCTGTCGCCGCTGGCGCAGCGGATGATCGACCTGCTGGCCGCGCGCGTGGCCTGA
- a CDS encoding AMP-binding protein produces MTFAYFLRRAARYWGDNPAVLYRDRVLTFRQLDDRSTRLANALLALGLRKGDRVAIQSRNCPEVVEIECALYKAGLVKAALNPRFTAAEASDVAENCSPRVLIAGPGYTGYSRATPGFGSVEHFFAIAGATDGYGAYENLIAHGATTAIDYVPQPDDLAVLHFSSGSTGKIKAAMQSYGNRLASMRKLILTMDRPARPGDRLALIGPITHASGMLMQPYLFLGATLVLFEKFDTAQFLADVPRLQLTHVFMVPAMINMLLAEPTLATADLRSLKTLAYGAAPMAPARIREAWERIGPILSQGYGASESTSGVTRLSTADHAKALADHPERLASCGRAMSETEVRVVDERGQEVSGDAIGELVIRGADVFQGYWGEPDLTREVLVDGWLHTGDLARVDAEGYIYLVDRKKDMIISGGFNVYPTEVEATLYQHPDVMEACVISVPDDTWGESVKAVVALWPGRQASAAELIGHCRARIADYKSPRSVDFVAELPKNASGKLARKLVREQYWVGAARRVN; encoded by the coding sequence ATGACGTTCGCCTATTTCCTGCGGCGCGCGGCGCGCTACTGGGGCGACAACCCAGCCGTGCTGTACCGCGACCGGGTGCTGACGTTCCGCCAGCTCGACGATCGCTCCACGCGGCTGGCCAACGCGCTGCTGGCGCTGGGCCTGCGCAAGGGCGACCGCGTGGCGATCCAGTCACGCAACTGCCCGGAAGTGGTCGAGATCGAATGTGCGCTGTACAAGGCCGGGCTGGTCAAGGCGGCGCTGAACCCGCGCTTCACGGCCGCCGAGGCGTCCGACGTGGCCGAGAACTGCAGCCCGCGCGTGCTGATCGCCGGCCCCGGCTACACGGGCTATTCCCGCGCCACGCCCGGCTTTGGCAGCGTCGAGCATTTCTTTGCCATCGCGGGCGCCACCGACGGCTACGGCGCCTACGAGAACCTGATCGCCCACGGCGCCACCACCGCCATCGACTACGTGCCGCAGCCCGACGACCTCGCCGTGCTGCACTTCTCGTCCGGCTCCACGGGCAAGATCAAGGCCGCGATGCAGAGCTACGGCAACCGGCTGGCGTCGATGCGCAAGCTGATCCTGACGATGGACCGCCCGGCCCGCCCCGGCGACCGCCTGGCGCTGATCGGCCCGATCACGCATGCGTCCGGCATGCTGATGCAGCCCTACCTCTTCCTGGGCGCCACGCTGGTGCTGTTCGAGAAATTCGACACCGCGCAGTTCCTGGCCGACGTGCCGCGCCTGCAGCTCACGCACGTGTTCATGGTGCCGGCGATGATCAACATGCTGCTGGCCGAGCCCACGCTGGCCACGGCGGACCTGCGCAGCCTCAAGACGCTGGCCTACGGCGCCGCGCCAATGGCACCGGCCCGCATCCGCGAGGCATGGGAGCGCATCGGCCCGATCCTGTCGCAGGGGTACGGGGCCAGCGAATCGACGTCGGGCGTCACGCGGCTGTCCACCGCCGACCACGCCAAGGCACTGGCCGACCACCCCGAGCGGCTGGCGTCGTGCGGGCGCGCGATGAGCGAGACCGAGGTACGTGTGGTGGACGAACGCGGCCAGGAGGTCAGCGGCGACGCGATCGGCGAACTGGTGATCCGTGGCGCCGATGTGTTCCAGGGCTACTGGGGCGAGCCCGATCTGACGCGCGAGGTGCTGGTCGACGGCTGGCTGCACACCGGCGACCTGGCGCGCGTGGACGCCGAGGGCTACATCTACCTGGTGGACCGCAAGAAGGACATGATCATCTCGGGCGGCTTCAACGTGTACCCGACCGAGGTGGAGGCCACGCTGTACCAGCACCCGGACGTGATGGAAGCGTGCGTGATCAGCGTGCCGGACGACACCTGGGGCGAATCCGTGAAGGCCGTGGTGGCGCTGTGGCCGGGCCGGCAGGCCAGCGCGGCCGAGCTGATCGGCCATTGCCGCGCGCGCATTGCCGACTACAAGTCGCCGCGCTCGGTCGACTTCGTGGCCGAGCTGCCCAAGAACGCCAGCGGCAAGCTGGCCCGCAAGCTCGTGCGCGAGCAATACTGGGTGGGCGCCGCCCGCCGCGTCAACTGA
- a CDS encoding acyl-CoA dehydrogenase family protein, with translation MFDHLTNPVLIETRAAVRRYIDEELRPLERELGLGTEDPWPRDVLRGVWRRSSELGLYAACLPVELGGRGLNIAEQCALKADLAASGAALASHVLGDLGGPPRVGNMLKYATPDQLARYFEPVIRGRKSTCFALTEPHSGSDAQSIRTSAVADGDDLLINGTKHYISGAPFADFAIVMCVTDPATTPPAITAVLVDLDLPGVTVSTEYVPMSGQHIDADIHFDNVRVPRANIFGGEGQGFRLGMSRINVNRLLHCPSMLGLATHAYAASVAYAGQRRQFGGPIARFQAIQHMLADMAAALWACESMIAQTALLADAGADLRMKAAACKLFVSERCFEVADKAVQIHGNLGVTRGHPVEQIWRKLRMFRIFTGTSEIQRNTIAKAILDPAA, from the coding sequence ATGTTCGACCATCTGACCAACCCGGTGCTGATCGAGACGCGCGCCGCCGTGCGCCGCTACATCGACGAGGAACTGCGCCCGCTCGAACGCGAGCTGGGCCTGGGCACCGAGGACCCCTGGCCGCGCGACGTGCTGCGCGGCGTCTGGCGCCGTTCCAGCGAACTGGGCCTGTACGCGGCCTGCCTGCCCGTGGAACTGGGCGGCCGCGGGCTCAATATCGCCGAGCAATGCGCGCTGAAGGCCGACCTGGCCGCCAGCGGCGCGGCGCTGGCATCGCATGTGCTGGGCGACCTGGGCGGCCCGCCGCGCGTGGGCAACATGCTCAAGTACGCCACGCCGGACCAGCTTGCGCGCTACTTCGAGCCGGTGATCCGGGGCCGCAAGTCCACCTGCTTCGCGCTGACCGAGCCGCATTCGGGCTCCGACGCGCAGAGCATCCGCACCAGCGCCGTGGCCGATGGCGACGACCTGCTCATCAACGGCACCAAGCACTACATCAGCGGCGCCCCGTTCGCGGACTTTGCCATCGTGATGTGCGTGACGGACCCCGCCACCACGCCGCCGGCCATCACCGCCGTGCTGGTGGACCTGGACCTGCCGGGCGTGACGGTCAGCACCGAGTACGTGCCGATGTCGGGCCAGCACATCGACGCCGACATCCACTTCGACAACGTGCGCGTGCCGCGCGCCAACATCTTCGGCGGCGAGGGCCAGGGCTTCCGGCTGGGCATGTCGCGCATCAACGTGAACCGGCTGCTGCACTGCCCGTCGATGCTTGGGCTGGCCACGCACGCCTACGCGGCGTCGGTGGCGTATGCCGGGCAGCGCCGCCAGTTCGGCGGGCCGATCGCGCGCTTCCAGGCCATCCAGCATATGCTGGCCGACATGGCCGCCGCGCTGTGGGCCTGCGAGAGCATGATCGCGCAGACCGCGCTGCTGGCCGATGCCGGCGCGGACCTGCGCATGAAGGCGGCCGCGTGCAAGCTGTTCGTGTCAGAGCGCTGCTTCGAAGTGGCGGACAAGGCTGTGCAGATCCACGGCAACCTTGGCGTGACGCGCGGGCACCCGGTGGAGCAGATCTGGCGCAAGCTGCGCATGTTCCGCATTTTCACGGGCACCAGCGAGATCCAGCGCAATACCATCGCCAAGGCCATCCTCGACCCGGCAGCCTGA